One segment of Enterobacter ludwigii DNA contains the following:
- a CDS encoding YtfJ family protein: protein MTLRTILAAACLLLPLWASAHAIEKGQRVPPVGIADRGELILDNDKFSYKAWNSAQLAGKVRVVQHIAGRTSAKEKNANLVEAIKAAKFPHDRYQTTTIVNTDDAIPGSGMFVRSSLESNKKLYPWSQFIVDSNGVTRKAWQLEEESSAIIVLDKDGRVQWVKDGALTQEEVQQVVALLHKLLAQ, encoded by the coding sequence ATGACCCTACGTACTATCCTTGCAGCAGCCTGCCTGCTTCTGCCCCTGTGGGCTAGCGCTCACGCGATTGAAAAAGGACAACGAGTACCACCAGTCGGCATTGCTGACCGGGGAGAATTGATTCTCGACAATGATAAGTTTAGCTACAAAGCGTGGAATAGCGCGCAGCTCGCAGGCAAAGTGAGAGTTGTACAACATATTGCCGGTCGTACATCCGCAAAAGAGAAAAATGCCAACCTGGTGGAAGCGATCAAGGCCGCAAAATTCCCACACGACCGCTACCAGACCACCACGATTGTTAATACTGACGATGCCATTCCTGGCTCCGGCATGTTTGTGCGTTCAAGCCTTGAGAGCAATAAAAAACTCTATCCGTGGTCGCAGTTTATTGTCGATAGCAACGGCGTGACGCGTAAGGCGTGGCAGCTGGAGGAAGAGAGTTCCGCAATCATCGTGCTGGATAAAGACGGCCGCGTGCAATGGGTGAAAGACGGGGCATTAACCCAGGAAGAGGTGCAGCAGGTTGTCGCCCTGCTGCACAAACTGCTGGCTCAATAA
- the cysQ gene encoding 3'(2'),5'-bisphosphate nucleotidase CysQ, whose translation MLDKICQLARDAGDAIMQVYDGAKPMEVVSKADDSPVTAADIAAHKVILQGLQALTPDIPVLSEEAPQSWDERQHWQRYWLVDPLDGTKEFIKRNGEFTVNIALIEKGKAVLGVVYAPVMKVMYSAADGKAWKEECGVRKQIQVRDARPPLVVISRSHSDSELQEYLQQLGEHQTTSIGSSLKFCLVAEGHAQLYPRFGPTNVWDTAAGHAVATAAGAHVHDWQGKPLDYTPRESFLNPGFRVSIY comes from the coding sequence ATGTTAGATAAGATTTGTCAGCTCGCACGGGATGCGGGAGATGCCATCATGCAGGTGTATGACGGTGCAAAACCGATGGAGGTCGTCAGCAAGGCAGATGACTCTCCGGTCACCGCGGCAGATATCGCGGCTCACAAGGTGATCCTGCAAGGGCTGCAGGCCTTAACGCCGGATATCCCGGTCCTGTCAGAAGAAGCGCCGCAGAGCTGGGACGAACGTCAGCACTGGCAGCGTTACTGGCTGGTGGACCCCCTCGACGGCACCAAAGAGTTTATCAAGCGTAACGGTGAGTTCACCGTCAACATCGCGCTGATTGAAAAAGGCAAAGCGGTGCTTGGGGTGGTATACGCGCCGGTGATGAAAGTCATGTACAGCGCTGCAGACGGTAAGGCGTGGAAGGAAGAGTGCGGCGTGCGTAAGCAGATTCAGGTGCGCGATGCGCGTCCACCGCTGGTGGTGATCAGCCGGTCGCACAGCGACAGCGAACTGCAGGAATATCTGCAACAGCTGGGTGAACACCAGACGACCTCGATTGGTTCATCACTGAAATTCTGTCTGGTGGCGGAAGGTCATGCTCAGCTCTACCCTCGCTTTGGGCCAACGAACGTCTGGGATACCGCGGCAGGGCATGCGGTCGCCACGGCCGCCGGGGCACATGTTCATGACTGGCAGGGTAAGCCGCTGGACTACACCCCGCGCGAATCCTTCCTTAACCCCGGCTTCCGCGTCTCTATTTATTGA